In the Elstera cyanobacteriorum genome, one interval contains:
- a CDS encoding YdcF family protein: protein MAFFLSKLLWMIANPANLMGVLALLATVAALLRWRRLMIGTLTLLLALCTAMTVTPLPNAVLAALELRFPQPDLGKLPKVDGIIVLGGAVDTNRSGDFNTLVVTDAAERLLALSDLGRRFPNAKLVMTGGSANIDRDGALMEADLVRDKFLPMVGIDPGRVIFERDSRNTDENARFSAALVKPQPGDVWLLVTSAYHMPRAVGIFRHQGWPVVPYPVDYGSSRDSPISFDLLGGMQNFYWASREWIGLVYYRLLGRTDSLFPGP, encoded by the coding sequence ATGGCGTTCTTTCTGTCGAAACTGCTTTGGATGATTGCCAATCCAGCCAATCTGATGGGAGTGCTGGCGCTGCTGGCGACCGTGGCAGCCTTGCTGCGCTGGCGGCGGCTGATGATCGGTACCCTCACGCTGCTGCTCGCACTCTGTACGGCGATGACGGTCACGCCGCTGCCGAATGCGGTGCTGGCTGCACTGGAATTGCGCTTTCCCCAGCCTGACCTCGGCAAACTTCCTAAGGTAGACGGCATCATCGTGCTGGGCGGCGCGGTCGATACCAACCGGTCGGGTGATTTCAATACGCTGGTCGTCACCGATGCCGCCGAACGGCTGCTAGCGCTGTCCGACCTTGGCCGCCGCTTTCCGAACGCAAAGCTGGTGATGACCGGCGGGTCTGCCAATATCGACCGCGACGGCGCCTTGATGGAAGCCGATCTGGTGCGTGACAAGTTTCTTCCGATGGTCGGGATCGACCCTGGCCGGGTGATCTTCGAGCGCGACTCGCGGAACACGGATGAAAACGCCCGCTTTAGCGCCGCCCTCGTCAAGCCCCAGCCGGGGGACGTCTGGCTGCTGGTGACCAGCGCTTACCATATGCCCCGCGCCGTGGGGATTTTCCGCCACCAAGGCTGGCCGGTGGTGCCCTATCCAGTGGATTACGGCTCGTCGCGCGATAGCCCGATTAGCTTTGATCTGCTCGGTGGGATGCAGAACTTCTATTGGGCGAGCCGCGAATGGATCGGGCTTGTCTATTACCGGCTTTTGGGGCGGACGGACAGTCTCTTTCCGGGTCCGTAA
- a CDS encoding TetR/AcrR family transcriptional regulator — MPAITDTRDRIIATADALFYARGYAATSFMDIAQALGISRGNFYYYFKTKDEILAAVIEFRLARTRALLDAWSQEEGSPAARVGRFIQMLIDNQAPIMAHGCPVGTLCAELAKLDHPAQPQARALFTLFRDWLRAQFDALGQGARADALALHALMRSQGIATLATAFRDPVLLGQEVAALRAWLADLSPNP; from the coding sequence ATGCCCGCTATCACCGATACCCGCGACCGGATTATCGCTACCGCCGATGCGCTGTTTTACGCGCGCGGCTATGCGGCGACCTCCTTCATGGACATCGCCCAGGCGCTGGGGATTTCGCGGGGGAATTTTTATTATTACTTCAAAACGAAGGATGAAATCCTTGCCGCCGTGATCGAATTCCGGCTGGCGCGCACGCGCGCCCTGCTGGACGCTTGGTCGCAGGAGGAGGGCAGCCCGGCGGCGCGGGTCGGGCGCTTCATCCAAATGCTGATCGACAATCAGGCGCCGATCATGGCGCACGGCTGCCCGGTCGGCACCCTCTGCGCCGAGCTTGCGAAACTCGATCATCCGGCGCAGCCGCAGGCGCGGGCGCTGTTCACCCTGTTCCGGGATTGGCTGCGCGCGCAGTTCGACGCGCTGGGGCAGGGGGCGCGGGCCGATGCCCTCGCGCTGCACGCGCTGATGCGCAGCCAGGGCATTGCAACGCTGGCGACCGCCTTTCGCGATCCCGTTCTGCTGGGCCAAGAGGTTGCGGCGCTGCGCGCTTGGCTGGCCGATCTTTCCCCCAATCCTTAA
- a CDS encoding YciI family protein translates to MFVVFLRFTEHKAKAPAFMAAHNAWLAEGFAAGDFLLSGGLAPGLGGALLAQAASRPALEARLATDPFVAEGIVTVDIHEIAPGRTDPRLAFLAA, encoded by the coding sequence ATGTTCGTTGTTTTTCTGCGCTTTACCGAGCATAAGGCGAAAGCCCCGGCCTTTATGGCCGCCCATAACGCCTGGTTGGCGGAAGGGTTTGCGGCGGGGGATTTTCTGCTGAGCGGCGGATTGGCCCCCGGCCTCGGCGGTGCGCTCCTGGCGCAGGCCGCCTCCCGCCCGGCACTCGAAGCCCGGCTGGCCACCGATCCGTTCGTAGCCGAAGGGATTGTGACGGTGGATATTCACGAAATCGCCCCGGGCCGGACCGATCCCCGGCTTGCCTTTCTGGCGGCCTAA
- the recG gene encoding ATP-dependent DNA helicase RecG codes for MRPQILFPLFASVEALPKVGPARAKLLAKLGLSSVVDLLWHRPVGLVEHRARGSIAETVPGESAALRVTVEEHRAPENPRHPWRVRVRDASGFLHLIFFHAKGDYLAKLLPVGGERVVAGKIEAYGVEKQMPHPDFIGAPESFSTATAPQPVYPMTAGITPKVLAGLIETALSRVMDLPEWADQSLVKQRNWPVWAEAVRALHHPKADAELQPTNPARQRLAYDEILANQMALLLLREHHKRLTGRPLVAAAHSCGALRAKLRAALPFALTRAQEQALLEIDADLASDRRMLRLLQGDVGSGKTVVALLTLAVAIEEGAQGALMAPTEILARQHLETIQPLADAVGLRVAVLTGRDKGKPREALLASLAAGEIDLLIGTHAVFQEDVVFKDLAVAVIDEQHRFGVHQRLALAHKGRGVDVLVMTATPIPRSLALTAYGDLDISRLTEKPPGRKPIDTRALPLERLEEVVFAVGRAIQRDARVYWVCPLVEESELVDLAAATDRAAALEQVFGPGVVGLVHGRLKAAEKDAAIAAFARGNLKILVATTVIEVGINVPEATIMVIEHAERYGLAQLHQLRGRVGRGGDRSTCLLLYQAPLGEVAKSRLKILRESEDGFRIAEEDLRLRGSGEVLGTKQSGLPGFKLCDPVQQEDLLLTARADAQNLLSRDPELDSERGQAMRILLYLFERDAAARFLRAG; via the coding sequence GTGCGCCCGCAAATTCTCTTTCCGCTCTTTGCCTCCGTCGAGGCGCTGCCCAAGGTTGGGCCAGCGCGGGCGAAGCTATTGGCAAAGCTGGGGCTTTCGAGCGTTGTCGATCTTCTCTGGCACCGTCCGGTGGGGCTGGTGGAGCATCGGGCGCGCGGATCGATCGCCGAAACCGTACCCGGGGAAAGCGCCGCCCTGCGCGTGACGGTGGAAGAGCACCGCGCGCCGGAAAACCCGCGCCACCCCTGGCGGGTGCGGGTGCGCGACGCCAGCGGTTTTCTGCATCTCATCTTCTTCCACGCCAAGGGCGATTACCTCGCCAAGCTGCTGCCGGTGGGCGGCGAACGGGTGGTGGCGGGTAAGATCGAAGCCTATGGCGTTGAAAAACAAATGCCGCACCCGGATTTTATCGGCGCGCCCGAGAGTTTTTCGACCGCAACGGCACCGCAGCCGGTCTATCCGATGACGGCGGGCATTACGCCCAAGGTTTTGGCGGGGCTGATCGAAACCGCCCTGTCGCGCGTAATGGACCTGCCGGAATGGGCCGATCAATCCTTGGTGAAGCAACGGAACTGGCCGGTCTGGGCGGAGGCGGTGCGCGCCCTGCACCACCCTAAGGCCGACGCCGAGCTTCAGCCGACTAATCCCGCCCGCCAGCGCCTCGCCTACGACGAAATCCTGGCCAATCAAATGGCCCTGCTGCTGCTGCGCGAGCATCATAAGCGCCTGACGGGGCGGCCTTTGGTGGCGGCGGCGCACAGCTGCGGGGCGTTGCGTGCAAAACTGCGCGCCGCCCTGCCCTTCGCCCTGACCCGCGCGCAAGAACAGGCACTACTCGAAATCGATGCCGATCTGGCGTCGGACCGGCGCATGCTGCGCTTGCTGCAAGGCGATGTCGGCAGCGGCAAGACGGTGGTAGCGCTGCTCACCCTGGCCGTGGCGATTGAGGAGGGGGCACAGGGCGCGCTGATGGCCCCAACGGAAATTCTCGCCCGTCAGCACCTCGAAACCATCCAACCGCTTGCGGACGCCGTGGGCCTGCGCGTGGCCGTGCTGACCGGGCGCGATAAGGGCAAGCCGCGCGAAGCGCTGCTGGCGTCGCTGGCGGCAGGCGAGATTGATCTTCTGATCGGCACCCATGCGGTATTTCAGGAAGACGTTGTTTTCAAGGATTTAGCGGTCGCCGTGATCGACGAGCAGCACCGCTTCGGCGTCCATCAGCGCTTGGCGCTGGCCCATAAGGGCCGGGGCGTCGATGTGCTGGTGATGACGGCAACACCAATCCCGCGCAGCCTCGCCCTCACCGCTTACGGCGATCTCGATATTTCACGCCTCACGGAAAAGCCGCCGGGGCGCAAGCCCATCGACACGCGCGCCCTGCCCTTAGAACGGCTGGAAGAAGTGGTTTTCGCCGTTGGCCGGGCGATCCAGCGCGATGCGCGGGTCTATTGGGTCTGCCCGCTGGTCGAGGAATCGGAACTGGTCGATCTCGCCGCCGCCACCGACCGCGCGGCGGCCCTGGAGCAAGTGTTCGGCCCTGGCGTGGTCGGGCTGGTCCACGGGCGCCTGAAAGCCGCCGAAAAAGACGCGGCGATTGCCGCCTTCGCGCGCGGCAATCTTAAAATCCTCGTCGCCACCACGGTCATCGAAGTCGGCATCAATGTGCCGGAGGCCACCATCATGGTGATCGAGCACGCCGAGCGCTATGGGCTTGCCCAGCTTCACCAATTGCGCGGGCGCGTTGGGCGCGGCGGCGACCGGTCCACCTGCCTGCTGCTCTATCAGGCCCCGTTGGGCGAGGTCGCCAAATCGCGCCTGAAAATCCTGCGCGAAAGCGAAGACGGTTTCCGCATCGCCGAGGAAGACTTGCGCCTGCGCGGCTCCGGCGAGGTGCTGGGCACCAAGCAAAGCGGCCTGCCCGGTTTCAAGCTCTGCGATCCCGTGCAGCAGGAAGACCTGCTGCTCACCGCCCGCGCCGACGCGCAAAACCTACTCTCCCGCGATCCCGAGTTAGACAGCGAGCGCGGGCAAGCGATGCGGATTTTGCTCTACCTGTTCGAACGGGATGCGGCGGCGCGGTTCCTGCGGGCTGGGTGA
- a CDS encoding succinate dehydrogenase assembly factor 2 yields MTDDLTTRRKRILFQARHRGTKEADLLIGRFVEAHLDGFSVAELDALEAVMAEQDLDLVAWIIGGVTPPEASNTPMLARIIAHHRAA; encoded by the coding sequence ATGACCGATGATTTGACGACGCGCCGCAAGCGCATTCTGTTTCAGGCCCGGCACCGGGGCACCAAGGAAGCCGATTTGCTGATTGGTCGCTTCGTCGAAGCCCATCTCGATGGCTTCAGTGTCGCCGAACTCGATGCGCTGGAAGCGGTGATGGCGGAACAGGATCTCGACCTTGTGGCCTGGATTATCGGGGGCGTAACGCCGCCCGAAGCCTCCAACACCCCTATGCTGGCGCGCATTATCGCCCATCACCGCGCCGCCTAG
- the mfd gene encoding transcription-repair coupling factor, giving the protein MSLAKTPAWYAAPGRLDLHGVPDGYEALVLRRAAEAIGEQGRAVLHIAQHDARVAQLTESLAFFAPDIQVLSFPAWDCLPYDRVSPNSDLVAKRLDTLTRLLAEAGSKAPRVILTTVSAITQRVPTRESLAQAALALKVGQRVDTKALLGFFERNGYHRTETVREPGEYAVRGGIVDVFPTGMTDPLRLDLFGDTLETLRDFDPVTQRSSGTRKDVTFRPVSEVPMDEIAIHRFRSGYRSLFGAETANDPLYEAVSAGRKQIGMEHWLPLFHERLETLFDYIPGAAITLDPQAEEGAKARFEQINEFFQARKDLATAARKDGAPYHPLPPDLLYLTERDWRLSLEGRPHAVFHIGAAPDDAANRADTGTRPGHDFAEARLRQEGSLYDAVREHVVSLRAQKRRVLIAAHSPGSRDRLFGLLRDHGMPSLEVAESGPAALALPADKVVLVTLAQPRGFLAPDVALITEADILGDRLIRTPKRKKAADFITDAGTLTTGDLVVHVDHGIGRYEGLEAIAVSGAPHDCLCLSYLGGDKLYVPVENIDTLSRFGSEDVGVTLDKLGGTAWQARKAKVKQRIRDIANKLIAVAAQRALREGEILTPPDGLYDEFCARFPYPETDDQLRAIEDAVADLASGKPMDRLICGDVGFGKTEVALRAAFVAALSGQQVAVVVPTTLLARQHYQNFSNRFKGFPVRIETLSRLVTPKQAALTKAGLKDGTVDIIVGTHAVLAKTIEFKRLGLLIVDEEQHFGVAQKERLKELKSDVHVLTLTATPIPRTLQLALTGVRDLSIIATPPVDRLAVRTFVLPYDPMVVREAILREHFRGGQCFYVSPRLEDLDMLAERLRTLVPEVTFTTAHGRMPASQLEDVMNAFCDGKYDVLLSTNIVESGLDIPSANTMIVHRADLFGLAQLYQLRGRIGRSKLRAYAYLTLPTGKVLTESAQKRLEVMQTLDKLGAGFQLASHDLDIRGAGNLLGDEQSGHIKEVGIELYQHMLQEAVDAARAGGIGSGEGAADAWSPQIAVGIPVLIPETYVADLGVRLDLYRRAAVLANREEIDGFAAEMIDRFGPLPADADGFLKVIAIKALCRQAGVEKVDAGPKGVLLTFRDKSFKNPDGLIRYIQRQAGTVKLRPDHKLVVIRAWETAAERLEGVTKVLQQLADLAG; this is encoded by the coding sequence ATGAGCCTTGCGAAAACCCCCGCCTGGTACGCTGCCCCCGGTCGTCTCGATCTGCACGGTGTCCCCGACGGTTATGAAGCGTTGGTCTTGCGCCGGGCGGCAGAAGCGATTGGGGAGCAGGGGCGGGCCGTCCTCCACATCGCGCAACACGACGCCCGCGTCGCGCAACTAACGGAAAGTTTGGCGTTTTTCGCGCCGGATATCCAGGTGCTCAGCTTTCCGGCCTGGGATTGCTTGCCCTACGACCGTGTGTCGCCGAACAGCGATCTGGTCGCCAAACGCCTCGATACGCTGACGCGGCTGCTGGCGGAAGCGGGCAGCAAAGCGCCGCGCGTTATCCTAACGACCGTTTCCGCCATCACCCAGCGCGTGCCGACGCGCGAGAGCTTAGCCCAAGCCGCCCTGGCGCTGAAAGTGGGCCAGCGCGTCGATACTAAGGCGCTGCTGGGGTTCTTCGAGCGTAACGGCTATCATCGCACCGAAACCGTGCGTGAGCCGGGGGAATATGCCGTGCGCGGCGGCATCGTCGATGTCTTTCCGACCGGGATGACCGATCCGCTGCGGCTCGATCTCTTCGGCGATACCCTGGAGACGCTGCGGGATTTCGATCCGGTGACGCAACGGTCGAGCGGCACGCGAAAGGACGTGACGTTTCGCCCCGTTTCCGAAGTGCCGATGGACGAGATTGCCATCCACCGCTTCCGCTCTGGCTATCGCAGCCTGTTCGGCGCCGAAACGGCCAATGATCCGCTGTACGAAGCGGTCAGCGCCGGGCGCAAGCAGATCGGCATGGAACATTGGTTGCCGCTGTTCCACGAGCGGCTGGAAACCCTGTTCGATTATATCCCCGGCGCGGCGATCACGCTCGACCCGCAGGCCGAAGAGGGGGCCAAGGCGCGGTTCGAGCAGATCAATGAGTTTTTCCAGGCGCGCAAGGACTTAGCGACCGCCGCGCGCAAGGATGGTGCGCCCTATCATCCGCTGCCGCCCGATCTTCTCTATCTGACCGAACGGGATTGGCGCCTGTCGCTGGAGGGCCGCCCGCACGCTGTCTTTCATATCGGCGCCGCGCCGGACGATGCAGCCAACCGCGCCGATACCGGCACGCGCCCCGGCCATGATTTCGCCGAGGCCCGCCTGCGGCAAGAAGGCTCGCTCTATGATGCGGTGCGGGAGCATGTGGTGTCTCTCCGCGCCCAAAAGCGCCGGGTGCTGATCGCCGCCCATTCCCCCGGCTCCCGCGACCGGCTGTTCGGCCTGCTGCGCGATCATGGCATGCCGAGCCTGGAGGTGGCGGAGAGCGGCCCCGCCGCCCTGGCACTGCCGGCGGATAAGGTGGTGCTGGTCACGCTAGCGCAGCCGCGCGGCTTTCTGGCGCCCGATGTGGCCCTGATCACCGAAGCCGATATTCTCGGCGACCGGCTGATCCGCACACCCAAGCGCAAGAAAGCCGCCGATTTCATCACCGATGCGGGTACGCTGACCACGGGCGACCTTGTGGTGCACGTCGATCACGGTATCGGCCGTTACGAGGGGCTGGAGGCGATTGCCGTTTCCGGCGCGCCGCACGATTGCCTGTGCCTTTCGTATCTTGGCGGCGACAAGCTCTATGTGCCGGTAGAGAATATCGATACGCTGTCGCGCTTCGGGTCGGAAGACGTTGGTGTCACCCTCGATAAGCTCGGCGGCACTGCTTGGCAGGCGCGTAAAGCCAAGGTCAAGCAGCGCATCCGCGATATTGCCAACAAGCTGATCGCCGTTGCCGCGCAACGGGCGCTGCGGGAAGGGGAAATCCTAACCCCGCCCGATGGGCTGTACGACGAGTTTTGCGCGCGCTTCCCCTATCCTGAAACCGACGATCAACTGCGCGCCATCGAAGATGCGGTGGCCGATCTCGCCTCCGGCAAGCCGATGGACCGGCTGATCTGCGGCGATGTTGGCTTCGGCAAAACGGAAGTGGCCCTACGCGCCGCGTTCGTTGCCGCGCTCTCCGGCCAGCAGGTGGCCGTGGTGGTGCCGACGACGCTGCTGGCCCGCCAGCATTATCAAAACTTCTCCAACCGTTTCAAAGGCTTCCCAGTTCGCATTGAAACGCTGTCGCGCCTCGTGACGCCGAAGCAGGCAGCCCTGACCAAGGCGGGGCTGAAAGATGGCACCGTCGATATCATCGTTGGCACCCACGCCGTGCTGGCCAAGACCATCGAGTTTAAACGGCTCGGCCTGCTGATCGTTGACGAAGAGCAACATTTCGGCGTGGCACAGAAGGAGCGGTTGAAGGAACTGAAGTCGGACGTTCACGTCCTCACCCTCACCGCCACCCCGATCCCGCGCACCCTGCAACTGGCGCTGACCGGCGTGCGCGATCTCTCGATCATCGCCACCCCGCCAGTGGACCGGCTGGCCGTGCGAACCTTCGTGCTACCCTATGATCCGATGGTGGTGCGCGAGGCGATCCTGCGCGAACATTTCCGGGGCGGGCAGTGTTTCTACGTTAGCCCACGCCTGGAAGACCTTGATATGCTGGCCGAACGGCTGCGGACCCTGGTGCCGGAAGTAACCTTCACCACCGCGCACGGGCGCATGCCCGCCAGCCAGTTGGAAGACGTGATGAACGCCTTCTGCGATGGGAAGTATGACGTGCTGCTCTCGACCAATATCGTCGAAAGCGGCCTCGATATTCCCTCCGCCAATACGATGATCGTGCATCGAGCCGATCTGTTCGGTCTGGCGCAGCTCTATCAGTTGCGTGGGCGCATCGGGCGATCGAAACTGCGCGCCTATGCCTATCTGACCCTGCCGACCGGCAAAGTGCTGACCGAAAGCGCCCAAAAGCGGCTGGAGGTTATGCAAACGCTCGATAAACTCGGCGCAGGCTTCCAGCTTGCCAGCCACGATCTCGATATTCGCGGCGCCGGGAACCTGCTGGGCGACGAACAATCCGGGCATATCAAGGAAGTCGGGATCGAGCTTTACCAGCATATGCTGCAAGAAGCCGTGGACGCCGCCCGCGCCGGGGGGATCGGCAGCGGGGAGGGGGCGGCAGACGCCTGGTCGCCGCAAATCGCCGTCGGTATCCCCGTGCTGATCCCGGAAACCTATGTGGCGGACCTGGGCGTGCGCCTGGACCTCTACCGCCGCGCCGCCGTGCTGGCCAACCGGGAGGAAATCGACGGTTTCGCCGCCGAAATGATCGACCGCTTCGGCCCGCTGCCCGCCGATGCCGATGGGTTCCTAAAGGTCATTGCCATCAAAGCCCTGTGCCGTCAGGCCGGGGTGGAAAAGGTCGACGCCGGGCCGAAGGGCGTGCTGCTGACCTTCCGCGACAAGAGCTTTAAAAACCCCGATGGGCTGATCCGCTACATCCAGCGCCAGGCGGGCACCGTCAAATTGCGCCCGGACCATAAGCTCGTCGTCATCCGCGCCTGGGAAACCGCCGCCGAACGGCTGGAAGGCGTAACGAAGGTGCTGCAACAATTGGCCGATCTGGCGGGGTAG
- a CDS encoding DUF1330 domain-containing protein, with amino-acid sequence MPAYVHINLRITDPARQAALAPRFQAALHAAGGRILHFGPVVEVLEGDVSPLPIAGLFEFPSVAAAQAFYQSADYAPIKAERALAQKARMFIVEG; translated from the coding sequence ATGCCCGCCTATGTCCATATCAACCTGCGCATCACCGACCCCGCCCGCCAAGCCGCCCTAGCGCCGCGCTTTCAGGCCGCCCTGCACGCGGCGGGCGGGCGCATCCTGCACTTTGGACCGGTGGTCGAGGTGCTGGAAGGCGACGTCTCCCCGCTCCCCATCGCGGGCCTCTTCGAATTCCCCTCCGTCGCCGCCGCCCAGGCCTTCTACCAATCCGCCGACTACGCCCCCATCAAAGCCGAGCGCGCCCTGGCGCAAAAGGCGCGGATGTTTATTGTGGAGGGGTGA
- a CDS encoding GGDEF domain-containing protein — translation MSLRLKLIMAFLLTSLITVAVMGGVAYERLERRFGEIVEAGSARNFRGDVAAYWLTYGSWEAGIKLEPFTQFVGRRRAFLAARGAETDTGDADQAQPLPPMRPGEFGSRPARPPYPIGTGSEGGNFRPLFRFTLYDPEGIVLNPRQLDEFGMRRQVTADERAQGVPIRVKGEIVAYALPQGTANYSTTDLAYLAAMQNALIWGSGAAALMAILLGLLAGRHVNRTLSPFTQAIAGMHGGVLRQQVPVRSRDEIGLLAEAFNRMSDELARSHEALRDKNREINAHAEKLYEVSIRDGLTGLFNRRHFDEIAAGLVRDAEARGAPLVLALADIDFFKRINDACSHATGDAVLRQIALLLTQTLRAGDTVGRYGGEEFVLALPNTDFDSAIILCEQVRQAVAAYPWAEIDPRLSVTLCVGIAAHAPGQTAEETLKAADRHLYRAKAEGRNRVCG, via the coding sequence ATGTCCTTACGCTTAAAGCTGATCATGGCCTTCTTGCTGACGAGCCTCATTACGGTTGCGGTCATGGGTGGTGTTGCCTATGAGCGGCTGGAGCGGCGGTTCGGGGAGATCGTGGAGGCCGGATCAGCCCGCAATTTCCGGGGCGATGTTGCGGCCTATTGGCTGACCTATGGCTCGTGGGAAGCTGGGATAAAGCTTGAACCCTTCACCCAGTTTGTTGGGCGGCGCCGGGCGTTTTTGGCCGCGCGCGGGGCAGAAACCGATACAGGGGACGCCGACCAGGCCCAACCGCTGCCCCCTATGCGCCCGGGGGAGTTCGGCTCCCGCCCCGCCCGGCCGCCCTACCCGATAGGGACGGGAAGCGAGGGGGGGAACTTTCGGCCACTGTTTCGCTTTACGCTCTATGATCCCGAGGGGATCGTGCTCAATCCCCGTCAGCTTGATGAATTTGGCATGCGGCGGCAGGTGACCGCCGACGAACGGGCGCAGGGCGTGCCGATCCGGGTGAAAGGCGAAATTGTTGCCTATGCCCTGCCCCAGGGTACCGCGAATTATTCGACCACCGACCTTGCCTATCTGGCCGCGATGCAGAATGCCCTGATCTGGGGCAGCGGTGCGGCGGCCTTGATGGCCATTCTCTTAGGCCTCTTGGCCGGGCGGCACGTCAATCGCACGCTGTCGCCCTTTACCCAGGCGATTGCCGGAATGCACGGCGGAGTGTTGCGGCAGCAAGTGCCGGTGCGGTCCCGCGACGAAATCGGCCTGCTTGCCGAAGCCTTCAACCGCATGAGCGACGAGCTGGCCCGCAGCCACGAAGCGCTGCGCGATAAGAACCGCGAAATCAACGCCCATGCCGAAAAACTCTACGAAGTCAGCATCCGCGATGGGCTGACCGGCCTGTTCAACCGCCGTCATTTCGACGAGATCGCCGCCGGTCTGGTGCGCGACGCCGAGGCGCGGGGGGCGCCGCTGGTTCTGGCGCTCGCCGATATCGATTTCTTTAAGCGCATTAACGACGCTTGTTCCCACGCGACCGGGGACGCGGTGTTGCGACAGATCGCTCTTCTGCTGACGCAGACCCTGCGCGCGGGCGATACCGTAGGCCGTTATGGGGGTGAAGAGTTTGTTCTGGCCCTGCCGAACACGGATTTTGACTCGGCAATTATCCTCTGCGAGCAGGTGCGCCAAGCGGTGGCGGCCTATCCCTGGGCGGAGATTGATCCACGCCTATCGGTGACCCTGTGCGTCGGGATCGCCGCGCACGCCCCCGGCCAAACGGCGGAAGAAACCTTGAAGGCCGCCGACCGCCATCTCTACCGCGCCAAGGCCGAGGGGCGGAACCGTGTGTGCGGTTAA
- a CDS encoding lytic murein transglycosylase encodes MRARHLRKGTGAVALAALLLSLPVRAQTDPGFSAWLQSFKADAAQKGISARTLDSALTGIAPIPRVLELDQRQPEKTIRFETYRRSVISDARVKAARERLAQHRAALTDVSTSSGVPAPYILALWAVESDFGRGQGGFAVVPALATLAYEGRRREFFANELIAALQILDRGEATLSQLRGSWAGAMGQSQFMPSSYLKYAKDGDGDGKRDIWGNPRDVFASIANYLATVGWRPDLRWGREVSAPAGLAADLVGLKTRKPLADWEALGITRRDGQPVTGPAGLEASLVQPDGPEGPSYLVYDNFRTLMDWNRSTYFATAIGLLADRIGDG; translated from the coding sequence ATGCGGGCGAGGCACTTACGGAAGGGCACAGGGGCGGTGGCCCTGGCGGCACTGCTGCTTAGCCTGCCAGTTCGCGCGCAAACCGATCCGGGCTTCAGCGCTTGGCTGCAAAGCTTTAAAGCTGACGCGGCGCAAAAGGGTATTTCGGCCCGCACGCTCGATAGCGCCCTGACCGGCATCGCGCCGATCCCTCGCGTTCTGGAACTCGACCAGCGCCAGCCAGAGAAAACCATCCGGTTCGAAACCTACCGCCGCTCGGTGATCAGTGACGCCCGCGTAAAAGCCGCGCGGGAGCGGCTGGCCCAGCATCGGGCCGCCTTGACCGACGTTTCAACCAGTAGCGGCGTTCCTGCCCCCTATATCCTGGCCCTGTGGGCGGTCGAAAGCGATTTCGGGCGCGGGCAGGGCGGGTTTGCGGTGGTTCCAGCGCTGGCTACCTTGGCCTACGAGGGGCGGCGGCGCGAGTTCTTCGCGAATGAGCTGATCGCGGCGTTGCAGATTCTGGATCGTGGGGAGGCGACGCTTAGCCAATTGCGCGGCTCTTGGGCCGGGGCGATGGGCCAATCGCAGTTTATGCCGTCGAGCTACTTGAAGTATGCCAAAGACGGCGATGGGGACGGCAAGCGCGATATTTGGGGCAATCCGCGCGATGTTTTTGCGTCCATCGCCAATTATCTTGCGACGGTCGGCTGGCGCCCGGACCTCCGGTGGGGGCGGGAAGTCTCGGCCCCGGCGGGGTTGGCGGCGGATCTCGTCGGTCTCAAGACGCGGAAGCCGCTGGCGGATTGGGAGGCGCTGGGAATCACGCGGCGTGACGGCCAACCGGTGACCGGCCCTGCGGGGCTCGAAGCCTCGCTAGTGCAACCCGATGGGCCGGAGGGGCCGTCTTATTTGGTCTATGATAACTTCCGTACCTTAATGGATTGGAACCGCTCGACATATTTCGCCACGGCCATCGGCCTGCTGGCAGATCGGATTGGGGATGGCTAA
- a CDS encoding DNA-3-methyladenine glycosylase I produces the protein MADLFLAPDGRPRCRWCGGAPEFLPYHDQEWGFPVADDRRLFEKLCLEGFQSGLSWRTILNKRENFRAAFDGFDIKVIADYSEADVERLLADAGIIRHRGKIEAVINNARRAVELTAQEGSLAAYLWRFEPTPGETAPPQSASVSPTSIALSKDLKKRGWKFVGPTTVYAFMQAMGLINDHADGCAIRAEAAAARARFTPPV, from the coding sequence ATGGCCGACCTTTTCCTTGCCCCCGACGGACGCCCGCGCTGCCGCTGGTGTGGCGGCGCGCCGGAGTTTCTGCCGTACCATGATCAGGAATGGGGATTTCCGGTCGCCGATGATCGTCGGCTGTTCGAAAAGCTCTGCCTTGAGGGCTTTCAGTCGGGCCTGAGCTGGCGGACGATCCTCAATAAGCGCGAGAATTTCCGCGCGGCCTTCGATGGGTTCGATATCAAGGTGATCGCCGATTATTCGGAAGCAGATGTCGAACGGCTGCTGGCCGACGCCGGGATTATCCGCCATCGCGGCAAGATAGAAGCCGTGATCAACAATGCCCGCCGGGCGGTTGAGCTTACGGCCCAGGAAGGCTCGCTCGCTGCCTACCTCTGGCGCTTCGAGCCGACACCGGGGGAAACCGCGCCGCCGCAAAGCGCTTCCGTCTCGCCAACCTCGATTGCCCTCTCCAAAGATTTGAAAAAGCGCGGCTGGAAATTCGTTGGCCCAACAACGGTTTACGCCTTTATGCAGGCCATGGGGTTGATCAACGATCACGCCGACGGCTGCGCCATCCGGGCCGAAGCGGCGGCGGCGCGAGCGCGGTTTACCCCGCCGGTTTAA